The following are encoded together in the Mycteria americana isolate JAX WOST 10 ecotype Jacksonville Zoo and Gardens chromosome 2, USCA_MyAme_1.0, whole genome shotgun sequence genome:
- the TFAP2A gene encoding transcription factor AP-2-alpha isoform X2, with translation MKMLWKLTDNIKYEECEERHDSTSNGTARLPQLGTVGQSPYTSAPPLSHTPNADFQPPYFPPPYQPIYPQSQDPYSHVNDPYSLNPLHAQPQPQHPGWPGQRQSQETGLLHTHRGLPHQLSGLDPRRDYRRHDDLLHAPHGLGSGLADLPLHSIPHAIEDVPHVEDPGINIPDQTVIKKGPVSLSKSNNNAVSSIPINKDTLFGGVVNPNEVFCSVPGRLSLLSSTSKYKVTVAEVQRRLSPPECLNASLLGGVLRRAKSKNGGRSLREKLDKIGLNLPAGRRKAANVTLLTSLVEGEAVHLARDFGYVCETEFPAKAVAEFLNRQHSDPNEQVTRKNMLLATKQICKEFTDLLAQDRSPLGNSRPNPILEPGIQSCLTHFNLISHGFGSPAVCAAVTALQNYLTEALKAMDKMYLSNNPNSHTDNSTKSGDKEEKHRK, from the exons ATGAAAATGCTTTGGAAACTGACGGATAATATCAAGTATGAGGAATGTGAG GAGCGCCACGACAGTACCAGCAACGGGACAGCCCGGCTACCCCAGTTGGGGACCGTGGGTCAGTCTCCCTACACCAGCGCCCCGCCGCTCTCCCACACCCCCAACGCCGACTTCCAGCCCCCCTACTTTCCCCCCCCTTACCAGCCCATCTACCCCCAGTCTCAGGACCCCTACTCCCACGTGAACGACCCCTACAGCCTCAACCCCCTACatgcccagccgcagccccagcacccaggaTGGCCGGGACAGAGGCAGAGCCAGGAGACGGGGCTGCTCCACACGCACCGGGGTTTGCCCCACCAGCTCTCAGGGCTCGACCCACGCAGGGACTACCGGCGGCACGACGACCTGCTGCACGCCCCGCACGGGCTGGGCTCCGGGCTGGCCGACCTGCCCCTCCACTCCATCCCCCACGCCATCGAGGACGTGCCG CACGTAGAAGACCCCGGTATTAACATCCCAGATCAAACTGTAATTAAGAAAG gccCCGTGTCCCTCTCCAAGTCTAACAACAACGCCGTCTCCTCCATCCCCATCAACAAGGACACGCTCTTCGGCGGGGTGGTGAACCCCAACGAGGTCTTCTGCTCGGTGCCGGGCCGCCTCTCGCTGCTCAGCTCCACCTCCAAGTACAAGGTCACGGTGGCGGAAGTGCAGAGACGCCTCTCGCCGCCCGAATGCCTCAACGCCTCCCTGCTGGGCGGAGTGCTCCGGAG GGCGAAGTCTAAAAACGGAGGGAGATCTCTGAGGGAGAAACTGGACAAAATAGGATTAAACCTGCCAGCCGGGAGGCGTAAAGCTGCTAACGTTACCTTGCTCACGTCGCTCGTGGAGG GAGAAGCAGTACATCTAGCTAGAGATTTTGGGTACGTTTGTGAGACAGAATTTCCTGCCAAAGCAGTAGCTGAATTTCTCAACCGACAACATTCCGATCCAAACGAGCAAGTCACAAGAAAAAACATGCTTCTAGCTACAAA ACAGATCTGTAAAGAGTTCACCGACCTGCTGGCTCAGGACCGATCTCCCCTGGGGAACTCGCGGCCCAACCCCATTTTGGAGCCGGGCATCCAGAGCTGCCTGACCCACTTCAACCTCATCTCGCACGGCTTCGGGAGCCCGGCGGTGTGTGCTGCCGTCACCGCCCTGCAGAACTATCTCACCGAGGCGCTCAAGGCCATGGACAAAATGTACCTCAGCAACAATCCCAACAGCCACACAGACAACAGCACCAAAAGCGGCGACAAAGAGGAGAAGCACCGAAAGTGA
- the TFAP2A gene encoding transcription factor AP-2-alpha isoform X3, with protein sequence MSILAKMGDWQERHDSTSNGTARLPQLGTVGQSPYTSAPPLSHTPNADFQPPYFPPPYQPIYPQSQDPYSHVNDPYSLNPLHAQPQPQHPGWPGQRQSQETGLLHTHRGLPHQLSGLDPRRDYRRHDDLLHAPHGLGSGLADLPLHSIPHAIEDVPHVEDPGINIPDQTVIKKGPVSLSKSNNNAVSSIPINKDTLFGGVVNPNEVFCSVPGRLSLLSSTSKYKVTVAEVQRRLSPPECLNASLLGGVLRRAKSKNGGRSLREKLDKIGLNLPAGRRKAANVTLLTSLVEGEAVHLARDFGYVCETEFPAKAVAEFLNRQHSDPNEQVTRKNMLLATKQICKEFTDLLAQDRSPLGNSRPNPILEPGIQSCLTHFNLISHGFGSPAVCAAVTALQNYLTEALKAMDKMYLSNNPNSHTDNSTKSGDKEEKHRK encoded by the exons ATGTCTATCCTTGCCAAAATGGGGGACTGGCAG GAGCGCCACGACAGTACCAGCAACGGGACAGCCCGGCTACCCCAGTTGGGGACCGTGGGTCAGTCTCCCTACACCAGCGCCCCGCCGCTCTCCCACACCCCCAACGCCGACTTCCAGCCCCCCTACTTTCCCCCCCCTTACCAGCCCATCTACCCCCAGTCTCAGGACCCCTACTCCCACGTGAACGACCCCTACAGCCTCAACCCCCTACatgcccagccgcagccccagcacccaggaTGGCCGGGACAGAGGCAGAGCCAGGAGACGGGGCTGCTCCACACGCACCGGGGTTTGCCCCACCAGCTCTCAGGGCTCGACCCACGCAGGGACTACCGGCGGCACGACGACCTGCTGCACGCCCCGCACGGGCTGGGCTCCGGGCTGGCCGACCTGCCCCTCCACTCCATCCCCCACGCCATCGAGGACGTGCCG CACGTAGAAGACCCCGGTATTAACATCCCAGATCAAACTGTAATTAAGAAAG gccCCGTGTCCCTCTCCAAGTCTAACAACAACGCCGTCTCCTCCATCCCCATCAACAAGGACACGCTCTTCGGCGGGGTGGTGAACCCCAACGAGGTCTTCTGCTCGGTGCCGGGCCGCCTCTCGCTGCTCAGCTCCACCTCCAAGTACAAGGTCACGGTGGCGGAAGTGCAGAGACGCCTCTCGCCGCCCGAATGCCTCAACGCCTCCCTGCTGGGCGGAGTGCTCCGGAG GGCGAAGTCTAAAAACGGAGGGAGATCTCTGAGGGAGAAACTGGACAAAATAGGATTAAACCTGCCAGCCGGGAGGCGTAAAGCTGCTAACGTTACCTTGCTCACGTCGCTCGTGGAGG GAGAAGCAGTACATCTAGCTAGAGATTTTGGGTACGTTTGTGAGACAGAATTTCCTGCCAAAGCAGTAGCTGAATTTCTCAACCGACAACATTCCGATCCAAACGAGCAAGTCACAAGAAAAAACATGCTTCTAGCTACAAA ACAGATCTGTAAAGAGTTCACCGACCTGCTGGCTCAGGACCGATCTCCCCTGGGGAACTCGCGGCCCAACCCCATTTTGGAGCCGGGCATCCAGAGCTGCCTGACCCACTTCAACCTCATCTCGCACGGCTTCGGGAGCCCGGCGGTGTGTGCTGCCGTCACCGCCCTGCAGAACTATCTCACCGAGGCGCTCAAGGCCATGGACAAAATGTACCTCAGCAACAATCCCAACAGCCACACAGACAACAGCACCAAAAGCGGCGACAAAGAGGAGAAGCACCGAAAGTGA
- the TFAP2A gene encoding transcription factor AP-2-alpha isoform X1: protein MLVHSFSAMERHDSTSNGTARLPQLGTVGQSPYTSAPPLSHTPNADFQPPYFPPPYQPIYPQSQDPYSHVNDPYSLNPLHAQPQPQHPGWPGQRQSQETGLLHTHRGLPHQLSGLDPRRDYRRHDDLLHAPHGLGSGLADLPLHSIPHAIEDVPHVEDPGINIPDQTVIKKGPVSLSKSNNNAVSSIPINKDTLFGGVVNPNEVFCSVPGRLSLLSSTSKYKVTVAEVQRRLSPPECLNASLLGGVLRRAKSKNGGRSLREKLDKIGLNLPAGRRKAANVTLLTSLVEGEAVHLARDFGYVCETEFPAKAVAEFLNRQHSDPNEQVTRKNMLLATKQICKEFTDLLAQDRSPLGNSRPNPILEPGIQSCLTHFNLISHGFGSPAVCAAVTALQNYLTEALKAMDKMYLSNNPNSHTDNSTKSGDKEEKHRK, encoded by the exons ATGTTAGTACACAGTTTTTCGGCTATG GAGCGCCACGACAGTACCAGCAACGGGACAGCCCGGCTACCCCAGTTGGGGACCGTGGGTCAGTCTCCCTACACCAGCGCCCCGCCGCTCTCCCACACCCCCAACGCCGACTTCCAGCCCCCCTACTTTCCCCCCCCTTACCAGCCCATCTACCCCCAGTCTCAGGACCCCTACTCCCACGTGAACGACCCCTACAGCCTCAACCCCCTACatgcccagccgcagccccagcacccaggaTGGCCGGGACAGAGGCAGAGCCAGGAGACGGGGCTGCTCCACACGCACCGGGGTTTGCCCCACCAGCTCTCAGGGCTCGACCCACGCAGGGACTACCGGCGGCACGACGACCTGCTGCACGCCCCGCACGGGCTGGGCTCCGGGCTGGCCGACCTGCCCCTCCACTCCATCCCCCACGCCATCGAGGACGTGCCG CACGTAGAAGACCCCGGTATTAACATCCCAGATCAAACTGTAATTAAGAAAG gccCCGTGTCCCTCTCCAAGTCTAACAACAACGCCGTCTCCTCCATCCCCATCAACAAGGACACGCTCTTCGGCGGGGTGGTGAACCCCAACGAGGTCTTCTGCTCGGTGCCGGGCCGCCTCTCGCTGCTCAGCTCCACCTCCAAGTACAAGGTCACGGTGGCGGAAGTGCAGAGACGCCTCTCGCCGCCCGAATGCCTCAACGCCTCCCTGCTGGGCGGAGTGCTCCGGAG GGCGAAGTCTAAAAACGGAGGGAGATCTCTGAGGGAGAAACTGGACAAAATAGGATTAAACCTGCCAGCCGGGAGGCGTAAAGCTGCTAACGTTACCTTGCTCACGTCGCTCGTGGAGG GAGAAGCAGTACATCTAGCTAGAGATTTTGGGTACGTTTGTGAGACAGAATTTCCTGCCAAAGCAGTAGCTGAATTTCTCAACCGACAACATTCCGATCCAAACGAGCAAGTCACAAGAAAAAACATGCTTCTAGCTACAAA ACAGATCTGTAAAGAGTTCACCGACCTGCTGGCTCAGGACCGATCTCCCCTGGGGAACTCGCGGCCCAACCCCATTTTGGAGCCGGGCATCCAGAGCTGCCTGACCCACTTCAACCTCATCTCGCACGGCTTCGGGAGCCCGGCGGTGTGTGCTGCCGTCACCGCCCTGCAGAACTATCTCACCGAGGCGCTCAAGGCCATGGACAAAATGTACCTCAGCAACAATCCCAACAGCCACACAGACAACAGCACCAAAAGCGGCGACAAAGAGGAGAAGCACCGAAAGTGA